A genome region from Cognatishimia activa includes the following:
- a CDS encoding trimeric intracellular cation channel family protein — protein MTALVFLDFASVFVFALTGALVASRAQLDPVGFAFVACLTAVGGGTLRDLMLGRDPVFWVGQPSYILVAVAAALLVFFSAHLFESRYRVLLWLDSIALAVAVAAGTGVALDLGHSAVIVVLMGIMTGTMGGLMRDVVCNEVPLVLKQGEIYVTAAFVGALSAVGATALGMQGFGTLAICATVTWCLRAGSLQFGWRLPVYKARPPRG, from the coding sequence ATGACCGCGCTGGTGTTCCTCGATTTCGCTTCGGTCTTTGTCTTTGCACTGACAGGGGCCTTGGTCGCCAGCCGAGCGCAGCTTGACCCCGTTGGATTTGCCTTTGTCGCCTGCCTCACGGCGGTCGGAGGCGGCACATTGCGCGACCTCATGCTCGGACGCGACCCGGTCTTTTGGGTGGGGCAGCCGAGCTATATTTTGGTCGCGGTCGCGGCGGCGCTGCTGGTCTTCTTCTCAGCACATCTCTTTGAAAGCCGGTACCGCGTTTTGCTTTGGCTCGACTCTATTGCGCTCGCCGTCGCAGTCGCCGCGGGCACCGGTGTCGCTCTGGATCTGGGGCATAGCGCGGTCATCGTGGTCTTGATGGGGATCATGACGGGCACGATGGGCGGCCTCATGCGCGATGTGGTTTGCAACGAGGTGCCGCTGGTTCTGAAACAGGGCGAGATCTACGTGACGGCAGCTTTCGTGGGTGCCCTGAGTGCCGTCGGCGCGACGGCCCTTGGCATGCAAGGGTTTGGTACCCTTGCGATCTGCGCCACGGTGACGTGGTGTTTGCGTGCAGGGTCTCTGCAATTTGGCTGGCGGCTGCCTGTCTACAAGGCACGTCCCCCGCGCGGATAA
- a CDS encoding MalY/PatB family protein, whose amino-acid sequence MNFDEVINRFGTHSVKWDMMEPIYGVPAKDGIAMWVADMDFRPPQCVADAITKMQDQGVYGYYGDEAPYKDAICWWMENRHGWKVTAPEIFTTHGLVNGTAVCVDAFSQPGDGIVLMTPVYHAFARVIKAAGREVVECELANKNGRYEMDFDAWDAQMKGHETMLILCSPHNPGGRVWTREELQGVADFAKRHDLILVSDEIHHDLVFPGVTHTPMTLVDPSIMDRLVMMTATTKTFNIAGSHSGNVIIPDPDLRARFAGRMAALGLSPNSFGLYMAEAAYTPEGAKWVDALVTYLDGNRQLLDAAIADIPGLASMPMEATYLGWVDFSGTGMAREEFTKRVEKDARIAVNHGPTFGKGGENFLRFNFATPRSVVQTAVERLAEAFKDLQ is encoded by the coding sequence ATGAATTTCGACGAAGTCATCAATCGCTTTGGCACCCATTCCGTAAAATGGGACATGATGGAGCCGATCTACGGCGTGCCCGCCAAAGATGGCATCGCGATGTGGGTGGCCGATATGGATTTCCGCCCGCCCCAATGCGTGGCCGACGCGATCACCAAGATGCAGGATCAGGGTGTCTATGGCTATTACGGCGATGAGGCGCCTTACAAAGACGCGATTTGCTGGTGGATGGAAAACCGCCATGGCTGGAAAGTCACCGCGCCCGAGATTTTCACCACCCATGGGTTGGTGAATGGCACAGCCGTCTGCGTTGACGCCTTTTCACAACCCGGAGACGGCATCGTCCTGATGACCCCAGTCTACCACGCCTTTGCGCGCGTCATTAAAGCTGCAGGCCGCGAGGTTGTGGAATGCGAATTGGCCAATAAAAATGGCCGCTACGAAATGGACTTCGACGCCTGGGACGCGCAGATGAAAGGGCACGAGACCATGCTGATCCTTTGCTCTCCGCACAACCCGGGCGGACGAGTTTGGACGCGCGAAGAACTGCAAGGCGTGGCCGATTTTGCGAAACGTCACGATCTGATTTTGGTGAGTGACGAGATCCACCACGATCTGGTCTTTCCGGGCGTGACACACACGCCCATGACGCTGGTGGATCCTTCGATCATGGACCGTCTGGTCATGATGACCGCGACCACCAAGACTTTCAATATCGCGGGCAGCCATTCGGGCAATGTCATCATTCCTGACCCGGATTTGCGCGCGCGCTTTGCAGGCCGTATGGCCGCGCTTGGCCTCAGCCCCAACAGCTTTGGCCTCTATATGGCCGAGGCCGCCTATACGCCAGAAGGTGCGAAATGGGTGGATGCTCTGGTCACCTATCTGGACGGCAACCGCCAGCTGCTGGATGCAGCGATTGCCGATATTCCGGGGCTTGCGTCGATGCCGATGGAAGCGACCTATCTGGGCTGGGTCGATTTCTCGGGCACCGGCATGGCGCGCGAAGAGTTCACAAAGCGGGTTGAGAAAGACGCCCGGATCGCGGTGAACCACGGCCCGACGTTTGGCAAAGGTGGCGAGAACTTCCTGCGGTTCAACTTTGCCACGCCGCGTAGCGTGGTTCAGACTGCGGTCGAGCGTCTGGCCGAAGCGTTCAAAGATCTACAGTAG
- the fmt gene encoding methionyl-tRNA formyltransferase, with protein MRVVFMGTPDFSVPVLEALVAAGHEISAVYCQPPRPAGRGKKLRPTPVHARAEALGLEVRHPESLKTPESQADFAALSADVAVVVAYGLLLPQAILDAPKHGCLNIHASLLPRWRGAAPIHRAIMAGDAETGVCIMQMEAGLDTGPVLLREATPIGSEETTAQLHDRLSQMGAEAIVAALAKLQDLTPEPQPDQGVTYAHKIDKAEARVDWAEDAKDIDRKIRGLSPFPGAFIEYDGQRIKLLASRFVELNGAAGTLLDDALTVACGTGAVQLTRLQRAGKSAQTAEEFLRGVPLTKGMSLL; from the coding sequence ATGAGGGTTGTCTTCATGGGCACGCCGGACTTCTCGGTTCCGGTGCTGGAGGCTTTGGTTGCGGCGGGTCACGAGATCTCTGCGGTTTATTGCCAGCCGCCACGTCCTGCCGGTCGCGGCAAGAAACTGCGGCCTACGCCTGTGCACGCCCGCGCCGAGGCTTTGGGCCTTGAGGTGCGCCACCCTGAATCGTTGAAGACACCTGAGTCTCAAGCGGATTTCGCAGCGTTAAGCGCAGATGTCGCCGTGGTCGTTGCCTACGGGCTTTTGTTGCCCCAGGCCATTCTGGATGCCCCCAAACACGGCTGTCTGAATATCCACGCGTCGCTTCTACCTCGCTGGCGCGGCGCAGCCCCAATCCACCGTGCGATCATGGCGGGTGATGCGGAAACCGGCGTTTGCATCATGCAGATGGAAGCAGGCCTTGATACCGGCCCCGTCCTATTGCGCGAGGCCACGCCGATTGGCTCCGAAGAAACCACAGCCCAGCTGCATGACCGTCTAAGCCAAATGGGCGCTGAGGCCATCGTCGCAGCGCTGGCGAAGCTCCAAGATCTCACACCAGAGCCACAACCTGATCAGGGCGTGACCTATGCCCATAAGATCGACAAGGCTGAGGCGCGGGTGGATTGGGCTGAAGACGCCAAGGACATCGACCGCAAAATCCGCGGTCTCTCGCCCTTTCCCGGCGCGTTCATCGAATATGACGGACAACGCATCAAACTCCTGGCCTCGCGCTTTGTGGAGCTCAATGGCGCGGCGGGCACGTTGCTCGACGATGCATTGACCGTGGCTTGCGGAACTGGAGCAGTCCAACTGACCCGCTTGCAACGGGCAGGCAAATCCGCGCAGACTGCAGAGGAATTCTTGCGTGGCGTGCCGCTGACCAAAGGCATGTCGCTACTTTAG
- a CDS encoding class I SAM-dependent methyltransferase translates to MADRETIETYSKQVDAYQKVAMTEEESTALSRFLTHLSPGAHILDFGCGPGHHSEQMLGAGFQVSAIDATQEFVDAARARGVNARVGLFDDLTEVAAYDAIWASFSLLHAPRSDFPRHLDAIHTALKPEGHLYLGLKLGEGEKRDSIGRFYSYFHEDELRDHLATRGFTVKDWTVGQGAGLSGEVHPFVLITAQRGL, encoded by the coding sequence ATGGCCGACCGCGAAACCATTGAAACCTATTCCAAACAGGTGGACGCGTATCAAAAGGTCGCCATGACCGAGGAAGAAAGCACGGCCCTCAGCCGCTTCCTCACGCATCTTTCCCCCGGCGCGCATATTCTGGATTTCGGCTGCGGTCCCGGGCATCACTCTGAACAGATGCTGGGGGCTGGCTTTCAGGTCTCAGCCATTGACGCAACGCAGGAATTCGTAGACGCCGCCCGCGCGCGTGGTGTCAATGCGCGGGTCGGCCTGTTTGACGACCTCACCGAAGTGGCGGCATACGACGCGATCTGGGCGTCCTTTAGCCTCTTGCACGCGCCTCGCTCGGACTTCCCAAGACATCTGGACGCGATCCACACGGCCCTGAAACCCGAAGGTCACCTCTATCTTGGCCTAAAGCTCGGCGAAGGGGAAAAGCGCGACTCGATTGGCCGGTTTTATTCCTATTTTCACGAGGATGAACTGCGCGACCATCTAGCGACACGCGGGTTCACAGTGAAAGACTGGACCGTCGGCCAAGGCGCGGGCCTGTCTGGCGAAGTGCATCCCTTTGTCTTGATCACCGCCCAGCGCGGGCTTTGA
- a CDS encoding threonine-phosphate decarboxylase gives MGETRDHGGNLDAQIARYGGTRETWIDLSTGINPVPYPLPAFSPDCWTALPDSSAQTGLTEAARRFWNVPESLDILATPGASALISRMPSLFAGNTVDIPQPTYNEHAASFEAQGWSVGTSQELRVLVHPNNPTGHFWSLGDLITKATVIDESFCDIAPERSLMASALDGDRVILKSFGKFWGLAGLRLGFMIARPDLIAKMSGHIGPWAVSGPALAIGTEALSDSDWARTTRARLAADADRLDQMMIAKGARIAGGCSLFRLYEVQNAETTQTRLAENHIWSRIFPYSKTYIRLGLPAPDRWDQLEAAIDKSFS, from the coding sequence ATGGGCGAAACAAGAGATCACGGCGGCAATCTGGACGCGCAAATCGCCCGCTATGGCGGCACGCGAGAGACATGGATTGACCTGTCCACAGGGATCAACCCGGTGCCCTATCCGCTGCCCGCGTTTAGCCCAGATTGTTGGACCGCCTTGCCAGACTCCTCGGCTCAGACGGGTTTAACCGAGGCCGCGCGCCGCTTCTGGAATGTGCCCGAAAGCCTCGACATCCTCGCCACCCCCGGAGCCTCGGCGCTCATCAGTCGGATGCCCTCCCTCTTTGCAGGCAACACGGTGGATATTCCGCAGCCCACTTACAATGAACATGCTGCCTCTTTCGAGGCCCAGGGCTGGTCCGTCGGCACCTCGCAAGAGCTGCGCGTGTTGGTGCATCCCAACAACCCCACCGGCCATTTCTGGAGCCTCGGCGATCTGATCACAAAAGCCACCGTCATCGACGAAAGCTTCTGCGACATCGCACCAGAACGCTCTCTCATGGCCTCAGCCCTAGACGGCGATCGCGTCATCCTCAAAAGTTTCGGCAAATTCTGGGGCCTTGCCGGTCTGCGCCTTGGCTTCATGATCGCCCGCCCCGATCTGATTGCCAAAATGTCGGGCCACATCGGCCCCTGGGCCGTCTCTGGCCCCGCGCTCGCCATCGGCACCGAGGCCCTCAGCGACAGCGACTGGGCGAGGACCACCCGCGCGCGTCTGGCCGCCGACGCAGACCGCCTTGACCAGATGATGATCGCCAAAGGCGCGCGCATCGCGGGTGGCTGTTCCCTCTTCCGCCTCTACGAAGTCCAGAACGCCGAGACCACCCAAACCCGCCTCGCAGAAAACCACATCTGGTCGCGTATCTTCCCCTATTCCAAAACCTACATCCGCCTCGGCCTACCCGCGCCCGACCGCTGGGACCAGCTTGAGGCCGCCATCGACAAGAGTTTTTCATGA
- a CDS encoding NYN domain-containing protein, translated as MFYKDERLALFIDGSNLYAAAKSLGFDIDYKLLRQEFMRRGKLLRAFYYTALLENDEYSPIRPLVDWLHYNGFTMVTKPAKEYVDSQGRRKVKGNMDIELAVNAMELAPHVDHIVLFSGDGDFRPLVECLQRQGVRVSVVSTIRSNPPMISDELRRQADNFIDLEGLRDVVGRPPRDPMPGETNSDDYVPAK; from the coding sequence ATGTTTTACAAAGACGAACGGCTTGCGCTGTTCATCGATGGATCAAATCTGTACGCGGCTGCGAAATCGCTCGGATTTGACATCGATTACAAGCTGCTTCGGCAAGAGTTCATGCGTCGGGGGAAACTCCTGCGAGCGTTTTACTATACCGCTCTGCTCGAGAACGACGAATACTCTCCGATCCGGCCACTGGTAGACTGGTTGCACTACAACGGGTTCACCATGGTCACCAAACCCGCCAAAGAATATGTCGATAGCCAAGGTCGCCGAAAGGTGAAGGGGAACATGGATATCGAACTGGCGGTCAACGCAATGGAGCTCGCTCCGCATGTAGACCATATTGTATTGTTTTCGGGCGACGGTGATTTCCGCCCATTGGTCGAATGCCTGCAACGCCAGGGCGTACGCGTTTCCGTGGTTTCTACGATCCGCTCTAACCCTCCGATGATCTCTGATGAATTGCGCCGTCAGGCCGACAATTTCATCGATCTGGAAGGTCTGCGCGACGTGGTTGGCCGCCCTCCACGCGACCCAATGCCGGGCGAAACCAACTCTGACGACTACGTTCCGGCGAAATAG
- a CDS encoding lytic murein transglycosylase, producing MRLVTSIAALVFSAGVAAANTPCGGSFNGFVNDLKKEARAMGYSRGMVNDFFASVSQDQKTLDADRAQGVFQKPFLEFSQRLISSNRLNTGKSKGQEYARTFDRIERDYGVSRGVLLAFWAFETDFGGYQGNFNTLNSLVTLSHDCRRPELFRPQVFAALELYAQGDFSPTKTTGAWAGEIGMVQMLPGDIIENGVDGDGDGHVRLKTSAVDALMSGGKMLNHLGWRSGEPWLQEVTVPADMDWSLSGVDTTLDARDWARMGVKPREGKLANLPASLILPQGRKGPAFIAYPNFKVYFEWNQSFIYVTTAAYFATRLEGAAPYNQGNPEPGLQGAEMKQLQRKLQARGHDVGKIDGILGAGTRAAVQAEQQRLGLPADAWPTAALLSRL from the coding sequence ATGCGCCTAGTCACGAGTATCGCCGCGCTGGTTTTCAGCGCCGGTGTCGCCGCCGCCAACACGCCATGCGGCGGATCTTTTAACGGTTTCGTCAACGATTTGAAAAAAGAAGCCCGCGCCATGGGGTATTCGCGCGGCATGGTGAACGACTTCTTCGCCTCGGTTTCGCAGGATCAAAAAACGCTGGACGCAGACCGCGCTCAGGGGGTTTTCCAGAAGCCATTTCTGGAGTTTTCTCAACGCCTGATCAGCTCAAACCGCCTTAACACCGGTAAATCCAAAGGGCAGGAATATGCCCGCACCTTTGACCGGATCGAGCGCGACTACGGCGTCTCTCGCGGGGTACTGCTGGCGTTCTGGGCTTTTGAAACCGACTTCGGCGGCTATCAGGGCAACTTTAATACGTTGAATTCTTTGGTGACTTTGTCGCACGACTGCCGTCGCCCCGAATTGTTCCGCCCGCAGGTCTTTGCGGCACTTGAGCTTTACGCGCAGGGCGACTTCTCACCAACCAAAACCACCGGCGCCTGGGCGGGTGAAATCGGCATGGTCCAGATGCTGCCCGGCGACATCATCGAGAACGGCGTAGACGGCGACGGAGACGGCCATGTGCGTCTCAAGACCTCTGCCGTAGATGCGTTGATGTCCGGCGGCAAGATGCTCAACCACCTCGGCTGGCGCTCTGGCGAGCCTTGGCTGCAAGAGGTCACCGTGCCCGCCGATATGGATTGGTCGCTGTCTGGCGTGGACACCACGCTTGATGCCCGCGACTGGGCGCGCATGGGTGTGAAACCCCGCGAAGGAAAGCTCGCGAACCTGCCAGCGTCCCTGATCCTACCGCAAGGCCGCAAGGGTCCGGCCTTTATCGCCTACCCGAACTTTAAGGTCTATTTTGAATGGAACCAGAGCTTTATCTACGTCACCACCGCCGCCTATTTCGCGACCCGCCTAGAGGGCGCGGCACCCTATAATCAAGGCAATCCTGAGCCTGGCTTGCAGGGCGCCGAGATGAAACAGTTGCAGCGCAAACTACAAGCCCGCGGGCATGACGTTGGCAAAATTGACGGTATCCTGGGTGCCGGAACGCGGGCTGCCGTGCAAGCTGAACAGCAACGTCTCGGCCTACCTGCAGACGCTTGGCCAACAGCAGCACTCTTGTCGCGGCTTTAA
- the def gene encoding peptide deformylase, whose product MLKPILIHPDPRLKKTCAPVADLTDELRKLAADMLETMYDAPGIGLAAPQIGVLDRLIVMDCIKEGDPEPVIMFNPEVLASSDDTSVYEEGCLSIPDQYAEVTRPAEVRVGWIDENGNPQEKDFDGLWATCVQHEIDHLNGKLFIDYLGPMKRQTMTRKSAKLKRERARA is encoded by the coding sequence ATGTTAAAGCCGATCCTGATCCATCCCGATCCCCGTCTGAAAAAGACCTGCGCGCCGGTTGCCGACCTGACCGACGAGCTGCGCAAGTTGGCCGCTGATATGCTGGAAACCATGTATGATGCGCCGGGCATCGGGCTGGCTGCGCCTCAGATCGGCGTACTGGATCGTCTGATCGTGATGGATTGCATCAAAGAGGGCGATCCGGAACCGGTGATCATGTTCAACCCCGAGGTTCTGGCCTCCTCAGACGACACCAGTGTCTATGAGGAAGGCTGCCTCTCGATCCCCGATCAATACGCCGAAGTGACCCGCCCCGCAGAGGTCCGCGTCGGCTGGATCGATGAGAACGGTAACCCGCAGGAAAAGGACTTCGACGGGCTTTGGGCGACCTGCGTGCAGCATGAGATCGACCATCTGAACGGCAAGCTGTTCATCGATTATCTCGGCCCGATGAAGCGCCAGACCATGACGCGTAAATCTGCGAAACTGAAACGTGAAAGGGCGCGTGCATGA
- the ispH gene encoding 4-hydroxy-3-methylbut-2-enyl diphosphate reductase, with product MSKPNLQIYLAAPRGFCAGVDRAIKIVEMALQKWGAPVYVRHEIVHNKFVVDGLRDKGAVFVEELSDCPDDRPVIFSAHGVAKVVPAEAERREMIYVDATCPLVSKVHIEAERHSDAGLQIIMIGHAGHPETIGTMGQLPEGEVLLVETVEDVATLKVREESKLAFVTQTTLSVDDTIDIVAALNARFPTIVGPHKEDICYATTNRQMAVKAMAAQCDAMLVVGAPNSSNSKRLVEVGTKAGCNYSQLVQRAKDIDWRALEGISSLGITAGASAPEVLVNEVIDAFRDKYDVAVEVVETAVERVNFKVPRVLRDVEIPG from the coding sequence ATGTCCAAGCCCAATCTTCAAATCTATCTGGCCGCGCCGCGTGGGTTCTGTGCAGGCGTGGATCGCGCGATCAAAATCGTCGAGATGGCGCTGCAGAAATGGGGCGCGCCGGTCTATGTGCGCCACGAGATCGTGCACAATAAATTCGTCGTAGATGGGCTGCGTGACAAAGGCGCTGTCTTTGTCGAAGAGCTCTCGGATTGCCCCGATGACCGCCCGGTGATCTTCTCGGCGCATGGGGTGGCGAAAGTCGTTCCAGCCGAGGCAGAGCGTCGCGAAATGATCTATGTCGACGCCACCTGCCCGCTTGTCAGCAAAGTCCATATCGAAGCAGAACGTCACTCTGATGCGGGCCTTCAGATCATTATGATCGGCCACGCCGGACACCCGGAAACCATTGGAACCATGGGACAATTGCCCGAAGGCGAAGTCCTTTTGGTCGAGACCGTTGAAGACGTCGCAACGCTGAAAGTACGCGAAGAAAGCAAGCTGGCGTTTGTGACCCAAACCACCCTATCGGTGGACGACACAATCGACATCGTCGCGGCCTTGAACGCACGGTTCCCAACAATCGTTGGCCCTCACAAAGAGGACATCTGCTACGCCACAACCAACCGCCAGATGGCCGTGAAAGCCATGGCCGCACAATGCGACGCGATGCTGGTGGTGGGCGCTCCGAATTCGTCCAATTCCAAGCGTCTGGTCGAGGTCGGCACCAAGGCAGGCTGCAACTATTCACAGCTGGTGCAACGCGCCAAAGACATCGACTGGCGCGCGCTGGAGGGGATCTCTTCGCTTGGCATCACTGCTGGAGCATCAGCACCGGAGGTTCTGGTCAACGAGGTCATTGACGCCTTCCGCGACAAATATGACGTCGCGGTGGAGGTCGTCGAAACCGCCGTCGAACGCGTGAATTTCAAAGTCCCCCGCGTTCTCAGAGACGTTGAAATCCCCGGATAA
- the cbiB gene encoding adenosylcobinamide-phosphate synthase CbiB, producing MSTASILCLALLLDALFGEPKWLWDRVPHPAVLMGKAISWMDTQLNTGASRKLKGVLVAVALVVGGWIIGCVISWLGWLPTLLIAAILLAQRSLVDHVKDVATALRTSVEDGQKAVAKIVGRETKTLDDSGVSRAAIESAAENLSDGVIAPAFWFLIAGLPGLLIYKAVNTADSMIGYKTETYKDFGWASARLDDVLNWIPARLTALLIAVTHKGLTLWTDIRADAALHRSPNAGWPESAMARALDIALSGPRTYDNQLVDYPFVHDFGRKSLTANDIDAAVTALWRAWGLMLVIIFLLALL from the coding sequence ATGAGTACCGCCAGCATTCTCTGCCTCGCCCTTCTGCTTGATGCCCTCTTTGGAGAACCAAAATGGCTGTGGGATCGCGTGCCCCATCCTGCCGTCCTCATGGGCAAAGCGATCTCATGGATGGACACACAGCTGAATACGGGCGCATCACGCAAACTGAAAGGGGTACTCGTGGCCGTGGCGCTGGTAGTCGGCGGCTGGATCATCGGCTGCGTCATCTCTTGGCTCGGCTGGCTGCCAACCTTGCTCATCGCAGCAATCCTTCTGGCACAACGCTCCTTGGTGGATCACGTCAAAGACGTCGCCACAGCCCTTCGCACCTCAGTCGAAGACGGCCAGAAAGCCGTCGCGAAAATCGTCGGCCGCGAGACCAAAACGCTGGATGACTCCGGCGTCAGCCGCGCCGCCATCGAAAGCGCCGCCGAGAACCTCTCGGACGGCGTCATCGCCCCCGCCTTCTGGTTCCTTATCGCAGGCCTGCCGGGGCTCTTGATCTACAAAGCCGTCAATACCGCCGACAGTATGATCGGGTACAAGACCGAAACCTATAAGGATTTCGGCTGGGCCTCTGCACGTCTGGACGATGTGCTAAACTGGATCCCCGCCCGCCTGACCGCGCTCTTGATTGCGGTCACACACAAAGGCCTGACGCTCTGGACCGACATCCGCGCCGATGCCGCCCTGCATCGCTCGCCCAACGCAGGTTGGCCCGAATCCGCCATGGCGCGCGCTTTGGATATCGCGCTCTCTGGCCCTCGGACCTATGACAATCAACTTGTGGACTATCCTTTTGTTCACGATTTCGGTCGCAAAAGCCTCACGGCGAATGACATTGATGCCGCAGTTACCGCCCTCTGGCGCGCTTGGGGCCTGATGCTGGTCATAATTTTCCTACTCGCGCTTCTGTAA
- the rnhA gene encoding ribonuclease HI, which produces MTDLFAYTDGACSGNPGPGGWGVLLRAMKGDEVLKERELSGGAAETTNNQMELMAAIMALETLERASQVTVVTDSAYVKNGVTGWIHGWKRNGWRTSNKKPVKNAELWQRLDAAQARHSVTWEWVKGHAGHPENEKADELARAGMAPFKPKKDS; this is translated from the coding sequence ATGACTGACCTCTTTGCATATACCGATGGCGCCTGTTCCGGAAATCCCGGCCCCGGAGGCTGGGGCGTTTTGTTGCGTGCCATGAAGGGCGACGAGGTTCTCAAAGAACGCGAGCTTTCGGGCGGCGCGGCTGAAACCACCAATAATCAGATGGAACTCATGGCCGCGATCATGGCGCTTGAGACGCTGGAGCGCGCGAGCCAAGTCACAGTGGTCACCGACAGCGCTTATGTGAAAAACGGTGTGACCGGCTGGATCCACGGTTGGAAACGCAATGGCTGGCGGACGTCTAACAAGAAGCCCGTGAAAAATGCCGAGCTTTGGCAAAGACTTGACGCCGCTCAGGCTCGCCATTCCGTGACATGGGAGTGGGTCAAAGGGCACGCAGGCCATCCCGAAAACGAAAAAGCCGACGAGCTGGCGAGGGCGGGTATGGCTCCGTTTAAGCCCAAGAAAGACTCATGA
- a CDS encoding glutathione S-transferase family protein, with protein sequence MGLLVDGKWVDQWYDTKSSGGKFVRSAAQFRNWITADGSAGESGKAGFKAESGRYHLYVSMACPWAHRTLIFRALKGLSDHIDVSAVHPDMLDQGWTFEKDGVAQGDPLYGSQFTHNLYTRADPTYSGRVTVPILWDKEQETIVSNESSEIIRMFNSAFNGITGNTVDYWPAEMRDAIEEVNARIYDTLNNGVYKSGFATTQAAYDAAVHPLFDTLDWLEARLADNRYLMGDRLTEADWRLFTTLIRFDPVYHLHFKCNRKRLIDYPNLWAYTRELYQMPGVAETVDMDHIVRHYHYSHESINPHRIVPINPVLDYLEPHGRG encoded by the coding sequence ATGGGCCTGCTGGTTGACGGAAAATGGGTGGATCAATGGTATGACACCAAATCCAGTGGCGGGAAATTCGTGCGCTCTGCCGCGCAGTTTCGCAATTGGATCACCGCAGACGGGAGCGCGGGCGAAAGCGGCAAGGCTGGGTTCAAGGCCGAAAGCGGGCGCTATCATCTTTATGTGTCTATGGCCTGCCCCTGGGCGCACCGCACGCTAATTTTCCGCGCGTTGAAGGGGCTGTCCGATCACATTGACGTCTCGGCGGTCCATCCGGACATGCTCGATCAGGGCTGGACCTTTGAAAAAGACGGCGTCGCGCAGGGCGATCCGCTCTATGGCTCTCAGTTCACTCACAACCTCTACACCCGCGCCGACCCCACCTATTCCGGTCGCGTGACCGTGCCGATCCTCTGGGACAAAGAGCAGGAGACGATTGTGTCCAACGAAAGCTCTGAAATCATCCGCATGTTCAATTCGGCCTTTAACGGGATCACGGGCAACACGGTTGACTACTGGCCCGCAGAGATGCGCGACGCCATCGAAGAGGTCAATGCGCGGATCTATGACACGCTGAACAATGGCGTCTACAAGTCGGGCTTTGCCACGACGCAAGCGGCCTATGACGCCGCCGTGCACCCGTTGTTTGACACGCTCGACTGGCTTGAGGCACGGCTCGCGGACAACCGCTACCTCATGGGGGACCGCCTGACAGAAGCCGATTGGCGGCTCTTCACCACGCTCATCCGTTTTGATCCGGTCTATCACCTGCATTTCAAGTGCAACCGCAAGCGGCTGATCGACTACCCGAACCTCTGGGCCTATACGCGCGAGCTCTATCAGATGCCGGGCGTCGCCGAGACCGTGGATATGGATCACATCGTGCGCCACTATCACTATAGCCACGAGAGCATTAACCCGCATCGGATCGTGCCGATCAATCCGGTTCTGGATTATCTGGAACCGCACGGGCGCGGATAG
- the def gene encoding peptide deformylase: MTVRKCIPWPDKRLRTTAEEVKDLTDEDRQTWQDLIDTMEAMPGVGMGANQIGVMRQLIVVDASSERGQAVKMANPSILHSSIEDREHEEASPNLPGVSAKIKRPRAVTVRYMNEDGMVTRRDFVGLWATSVQHQIDHINGKMYFDHLSRTKREMLIKKARKLA; this comes from the coding sequence ATGACCGTCCGCAAGTGCATCCCATGGCCGGACAAACGTCTGCGGACCACTGCTGAAGAGGTCAAGGACCTGACCGATGAGGACCGCCAGACCTGGCAGGATCTGATCGACACGATGGAGGCCATGCCCGGCGTTGGCATGGGCGCAAACCAGATCGGTGTCATGCGTCAGTTGATCGTTGTGGATGCCTCAAGCGAACGTGGGCAGGCCGTGAAAATGGCAAACCCCTCGATCCTGCACAGCTCAATCGAGGATCGCGAGCACGAAGAGGCCAGCCCCAACTTGCCCGGCGTCTCCGCCAAGATCAAACGCCCGCGTGCGGTCACGGTGCGCTATATGAACGAAGACGGCATGGTCACACGCCGCGATTTTGTTGGGCTCTGGGCGACGTCGGTGCAGCATCAGATCGACCATATCAATGGCAAAATGTATTTCGATCACCTCAGCCGCACTAAGCGCGAGATGCTGATTAAAAAGGCGCGGAAGTTGGCATGA